Within Spinacia oleracea cultivar Varoflay chromosome 4, BTI_SOV_V1, whole genome shotgun sequence, the genomic segment ATTCTGTGACTTCCATAATGAGCACGGCCACCTAACAGAGGACTGCAGAGACctcaaagacaacattgaggatatGGTCAGAAAGGGGTATTTCTCACAGTATAGGGCAAGGCAGGGAAATGGTAACAACAACTCGGTGGGAGGAAACCCTACCAATTCATACCGGCCACAAcagcaaaatcaacaacaataccCTAGAATCGAGCAACCATATCAGCCGCCTAGAATCGAGCAAAAACAGCCGGAAACCAGTGCCAGAGCAGAACAGAGGGATGGCGGGAAAAAACCACCCGTGTATGTAATTTCTGGCGGCCCAGTCCACGGAGGGACAATAAGCGGCGCCAGTAGAAGCTTGGAGGAACACAGGCACATGGTAAACTTTCATAACACAAGAGTGTGGCCTAACCCACCCAGCATACCAGTGATGACATTCTCGGAATCGGATTGCAGAGGCATCATTTTCCCGCATGATGACCCACTAGTTCTTACAATTGATATAGCAAATGCCGATGTGAACAGAGTACTGGTAGACGGCGGCAGCTCAGCAAATATCATCTTCTGGGAAGCTTTCAAACAATTGCACATACCAGAGGACGAACTTCAAAGGGTAAACTACCCAGTAATCGGTTTCTCAGGATCTACAGTGTACCCAGAGGGTAGTATAAGGCTGCCGGTGAAAATCGGAGAAGGATCCGAAATGCGAGATCTCATGGTGGATTTCCTAATCATTAAAGTGCCAGCGGCCTACAATGTGATCATCGGTCGCCCATTCATACATGACGTGCAGGCGGTAGTCTCCACCTATCACTTGACAATGATATATATGTCGAACCTGGAAAGGCCGGCAAAGATAAGGGGAAGTCAGTTGGCGGCAAGGTCCTGTTACTTGACTGCTTTGAGAACACCGGGAAGAATGGTCCCAGAAGTGAACTTGACTACTGAGCCGGCAAGGCAAGAGATACACTTGACTACTAAGCCGGCAAGGCAAGAACAGCTGTCAAAAAGAAAGAACTGCACAAAAAGGGGTCGAACCGACCTAAACATGGAACACTTTGATGAAAGGCCGGTATCAGCACCAAGACCAATGCCAGATGGTCTGACAGAAAATATCGAGCTGGAGGCTGGAAACATGGATAGAACAGTCGTGATCGGTACGGAAATGGGGAGTGACATGAAGGTCAACCTCATAAGCTTGCTGAGAGAGCACGCTGACATCTTCGCATTCTCGGCGGATGAGATGCCTGGTATCGATCCAGAGATAATGGTTCACCGATTAAACGCCGACAGAAATGTTAGGCCTGTACGGCAGAAAAAACGTAATTTCTCCACGGAAAAAATGACAGCAATACAAGAAGAGGTGGATAAACTTCTGGCGGCAGGTTTCATTGAGCCATGTGACTACCCCGAATGGTTGGCAAACGTGGTAATGGTAAAAAAGTCAAGTGGGTCAtggagaatgtgcgtagatttcaccaACCTTAACAGAGCATGTCCGAAAGATTTCTACCCCCTGCCACGGATTGATAGGCTGGTAGACTCCACTAGCGGTCACGCAATGCTCAGTTTCCTAGATGCTTTCTCAGGGTATCATCAGGTCAGCCTGCATAAATCAGATAGGAAGAAGGCGGCCTTTATCACAGATGCAGGAGTTTTCTGTTATAAGGCGATGCCGTTCGGGTTGAAAAATGCAGGGGCAACATATCAAAGGCTGGTTGACAAGGTGTTTGCCGACCAAAAAGGCAGAAACGTGGAGGTCTATGTAGATGACTCTATCGTAAAAAGCCGGAAGGAGGAGGATCATGTTAGCGACCTCCGAGAAACTTTTGAAACTTTGAGAAAATACAGGatgaaattaaacccaaaaaaatgcgtcttcggagtAAGGTCGGGAaaattctgttaggttatgatacatatgacactacatagatcatgcggaaacaaccattaacccaggacaacatattatttacacataatcatatagcataatttagatgcatactctttgttgcgtgccctccctagctgcgcccgaaccgaacaagaacaagtctcttaggactccaagtgtcgtccctccgtagatggtccacagcacgtccggatccgccttaagattgaccaactagaatcgcccttaaggtactagaaaatttcggcactttttgagcaagatgtgttttaattttctctcaaaaactcacttttgaatactttgaaacttgtgtataaattatgacccctaggcctttatttatagagttatggaaaaggaatcgtaatcctagtaggatacgaattaattggaattagaatcctacatgagttctatttaattaatttatccaattaggaatagaaatttaatcatacactgactcttgtagattcaggaatcacgcatgagcacaaactcacacacacacggcagccacaagggctgcccatgcgcgtgcgagcagcagcccgcgcagcacggcccacgcagccgtggcccttggcgcgcgctgggcctgccttgcggtaggcctgggcgctgccttggctgggcttgtggcgcgcatgtttgctgggcgatggccccggcttcgtgctgggccttcgtccggcaagcctcgtccgatgctaattcgtacgatacgcttccgattaaatttccatttccggaatctatttccgatacgaacaatatttaatatttccgattccggaattaatttccgtttcgaacaaatatttaatatttccgtttccggaattattttccgattccggtaatatttccgattctgacaatatttccgtttccggcaatatttccgattctggtaatatttccatttccaataatattttccgatacttaccatgtttccgtttccggcaacatctacgacttggataatattcatatttccgatacgatccatatttccgtttccggcaatatcatcgtttccggagtattcatttcttgcctgtgacgatcttagctcccactgaaaccaagatccgtcggttccgaatattcatagatggagtatttaatgccatcaaatacttgatccgtttacgtactatttgtgtgaccctacgggttcagtcaagagtaagctgtggattaatatcattaattccacttgaactgaagcggcctctagctaggcattcagctcacttgatctcactgaattattaacttgttaattaatactgaaccgcatttattagacttaacatagaatgcatacttggaccaagggcattatttccttcagtctcccacttgtccttagggacaagtgtgcatttcctaattcctttgtcgctcgatgcttgctcttgaacataaggtaagagttgtcatccttattatgtccagaggtgttcctcggtttcagagttcaactgatcaaataaacagataatcatagcctatgattcatccgagcacggccatgcatttcacagtttctagctctccgagtggccttatacaacttttaagcatctcatcccgatttatgggaggacaatcccaatcttgcgatcttgagattagacttcgtttgataggtgattacctgagcgttgcctttatagcctccttttacggtgcgacggttggtcaacgtcaaagcaaccagttctcaaacaagtaatctcaaatcactcaggtattgaggatttagtgtctaataatttaatgaaatttacttatgacagattttcatctcttacagtaaagtttcataggtcttgtccgatactagtcttcccaaagtaagtatctatgcaaatgattataacattgccatgtccacatagttcaagaaacagaactactagtcatcttgcattctaatcgtctaacgttttctatgcgtccaattttatagaaaactccgattagggaccattttcaacctttgacattcaagttcacttgatagacatttcttagtcacaggactggtcctgacagtctatcttgaatatatcgtcaaatttgaagggactcatcatttaatactaaaccaagattaaatggaatatgaaaatacatttcatatatgataaatgttcatccccaatgttttataaccatgggcctcaaacccatctttaaaacatttcatggaattcaaagctatgcttgatttccagtgctacaacgtgagtgttgcttctcacttgttgcataggtttagttatcatgctttgccaatcttaacatccttttcatcgaatgttctttgagatatgatgataagatcttttcgagtttgtttattttgtgatctagtctttctcgctacaatggtggttctacgcatttctcaatgaagaaccatcaagttagcagacgtttttcttgcttcaagagtggttctacgcatttttcaatgaagaaccatcaagccagcagataggtgatctacccaagttcagtgaagaactttaaacaaccctgttttattgcttcttaggcaataattacttttacttcaactgtgtaggttgctagtgatgctttgtttggatttacttatccaagcagttcacagatatgtggaagactttccagctgtatcttagaacatagaaattaatattttaatttcccacgcaacaactcatggtctccaatccatgttgccatttcaaaacacgatgctctatagctcgtccttatcaatggttaactccaaagggtcttgcttgatcctttgccagtgtttatgcgtgtagcatcaatatttagcatatctttatttccttgaatcaagaactattcctatgtaccatttcaagtaccataagtattcttgatctcaatctagttgatcttcacttagatcaatagagattggtatatgttcgtcatgcctaaagtcatacgatacgtttttggcgatcctcatattatatcatacatgataaattcttttgcagaatatttcccaattgaattctattcatgtaactttagcttatctagtttcagtagatactaaattcagctaaattctttgacatataatataggttaagaatctcatttagactctttgatgtttaacttagtaaatgcttatacatagttaaaacatcctttacttagatttattcacatgggtcgaacatctccaatggagactttcgtgtttgatttagtaaatgccattacttaatccaaaacaatatcataagatctttgtaaatagatcttaatacccagtatgtactaagtttcgccatggtccatcattgatgaataatctcaaatctaagtcattagcatttgaatgttatttcacaatagagagatatgtgtgtaatacacataggaccaattaagttttaagtactcccactaaacttcttatatatctataagaatcatgtatattttatgaaactaaaatacttattagcttcactaaaatacagttctaattcccaattgcttgcttaaatctgtacttagatttcgtaagctagctttcttttcaagcatttatttggatccacaaatcctatgacattccatgtacatagtttcttccatcatttgattgaggaatacgttttgtcatccaattgtcatatgtaccaatatgcaatcattgcttgaattatagacttgagcattatgattatgcatgaggtttcaacacaatccatgccatgaatttgcttgtaacctttagcaactaatctagctttgtgtgtgaacacaattcttgtttgatggtttttatccttaaaacaaacttgcaaccaataggtgtgaacccattcttgcaaatcaacaaaatttcaattttgtcatcaaaacattgagtatgttttatggcctctaaccatttaaaacatttgagtctatatatggcctctaaccattttagggaatctaggtttcgtcatagctttcttacaagtcacaaactcattaatctacatgataatagtttgactgcaagttgtaggtttcttcactatctaatagaagaattgcatagtttcagtgacctgaactccatgtttcttcactatctaatagaagaatctcatagttccagtgacttgaactttatgcctactagggtatagaacatcaaacaatagaatatcaatagccacttgaaagtcctttgaatattctgttctccttgaagcacttgtaaagtcttctaagagatgtctattctttaaaaccacttctaaagtccttaaagaataagttcggattttctgaagcacttcgaaaagcctccggaatgtccgtttatgtttgttgttcgcctcgaaaactttcgaggtttattttctcccacttgtcattttggaaacgaatctccaaaaggacattatttcgagcaaacaaacattatgttctcaaaaattcgtggtagaaacaatacccttgtgtctcatttgaataaatcacaatgaaacatatatctagacttgggccttagtttgttgaataacaaacactaagctcccactgagtttagcaactctttagatatatataattgaaaagatatcctgaaattacttttcaatagctttgacgaatttggtttagtttggtggtagttgagcattttgttttagaaattataggaaaagtctttatgattcatcattgatcgaatcaagtactaattgacttcgatcattccaacgtagatatgccatatcttatggagctagattgtgaaattacaacacacaatcattgatgatcatatttggtctcaagtaatcatcaacatgatctaacctagatctttatgatttcttgccgagtggattttatacttctgaatctttgaactagccaaacagattcaacttatatcacatttgagtaaataaacctatattcactcaaatccatgtgaaataataaagtcataaaacctttctttagctttgaactctatcgtctaggcgttctaacaatagttcacattctttgttactttcaacaagtaagactagcttgtcttaagttgatctagaaatcaaccaactttcaaaagtccatcaaaatagagcttatgaatgttaacttgttgatatggtctaagcaacaatgccaaagatttaatggaactcaaatcaagggtttgatttgaacctagtaaagttctttaaagagttgtttgttttaatcaagcatattgactcaaccagtaattgaccatttcattcaaataaacaaacaaacaagcattgtttttgttcttctgaatgtgagtctttctgtgtttgaagcagaaatttaggtatgctgattatggaacaaaatagccattaagttccagcctttgaaaggacttaaaacaaactagatgaccctacaactaatgtagcattgccatgcttcatttcccacttgtaggtcattagtgtatcctagcttccattatttgagttattaccgaagtaagaacctcaagcggtatatgataccaaggaagtttgattgctaggtcacttctctttaaacataaatttataggtagaaaacggaatcgtaaattcctttcatttgttcctcgttttcctatttcttgtaccctttcttatagtcttaagaattgaattctttagtgttgacttttatactttgttagacatgtccaatgtcaccaacaaggttctttaccattttaatttatgttgaatattctgtttcaactagatgatcttaccagaagcttctaaagttctctaagcatcgatctattcgaatgtccaggaactagactcattcgagaattaaatggaaaaaggattttaggttgttaaccattggtaaagccgagcgtttaaactcaatgctttatgatctcaaaaccacattgtattttgaattcacaagcaccaatcggtttgccattcgactttgatactcgaaaacaaccataaaagtcgatataagaaacgtacattttaaattgctcactttctctcatttccgtgaatcgttcttggattcactaccaatcgaggaaatttactgttacctttctaaaaggatttattgcagtgcaagatatttaattataaacaataattaaaacatacattgaagcatgcaaagtctaaacatttatcatgaataataacttgaaattaaagcaaccatgcaattcaaacaagttattagcattttactcgattttattgttccggcaggtgtgaataaaatgattccaagatcctaaaatcattgaagaactaagcacagtttgtcgacttaatcctaaaacattttaggtaagcaaaagccttttgctaatagtctagaaactactcttggttgataggtacgtctaagaacttattaggtaaacctatcgattttgccacgacataaaaggactccttacttatatcgttgagtttcaccaaaactaacatgtactcacaattatttgtgtaccttgcccctttaggaccaataagtaacacctcgctgagcgaaaactattactagattgatgtaaaggatatccaagcaagtgtatattttggcatggcaccttttaactcaattttttaagtttggaacttaaggctcttactatgttggttagattttaagtgaactaaaatccttaatcatgaaacataatcaagcttttgatctcatgcattttaagacatatttaaagcaataaataactcaaaacatgcataagatatttgtgatctagtatggcccgacttcatcttgaagctttgacttcaaagtccgtcttgaaaatctccgtgggaggcaccattttcttcaaataggataagctataactaattacaactatttgatggtacgcagaccatatttgaattgaaaaataactttggtgctttagaccaattacattcaaattaatggtacgcagaccatattttctatcctatttgggccatactagtcacttcataacctgcaaaacagtacatatacaatatataccattcacccattcattatcatgaatggcccacatagctggttagtaaaacacattatgcatcacgtaaacatttgcagcaattaatcaagggcaccaataatctaccaattattcagtccttattaattctaatcgagttgttttaaccttaag encodes:
- the LOC110802884 gene encoding uncharacterized protein, producing MDFSQKDGKKSKKSQEKATTPQPATTSKFQPSLLNPVHPSQAQSVISLITKNTSIPAQREFTVEDDEELEIESPAREQPKTPLEQTLQERLSPLSEVFTGEQLKTLSAVMAALSELPASQQPGSVSSLRKTRPTVPQLPVRDLLTALNQENTPEKRKRSDPAETEWPETEQVPIAEYKRRAPVLQIARRQTIQPKDSPLCREILEERMERIKIPTGRYDGTTDPEDHCTTFEQHMMLYTDSDAMWCKVFPSTLLGVAASWYKGIEAHSIYSFRQLQASFLSRFVSKQKRKKSSGELMSFAQRDREPLRDYLTRFNNESITIPNLQQEVAVLALMRGMQECEFKKYLSRKSYTNLGDVLHKANEYIRGDEMMKISNVVVATGGNVGYNPGYNPQMGKGGNNFHQSNNQQGAGQRNQNNRNANPQGQRSRQDRRESRGLFDNYTPLNTPRTAIYNINNKMDGWRRPPPMQSRERNVKKFCDFHNEHGHLTEDCRDLKDNIEDMVRKGYFSQYRARQGNGNNNSVGGNPTNSYRPQQQNQQQYPRIEQPYQPPRIEQKQPETSARAEQRDGGKKPPVYVISGGPVHGGTISGASRSLEEHRHMVNFHNTRVWPNPPSIPVMTFSESDCRGIIFPHDDPLVLTIDIANADVNRVLVDGGSSANIIFWEAFKQLHIPEDELQRVNYPVIGFSGSTVYPEGSIRLPVKIGEGSEMRDLMVDFLIIKVPAAYNVIIGRPFIHDVQAVVSTYHLTMIYMSNLERPAKIRGSQLAARSCYLTALRTPGRMVPEVNLTTEPARQEIHLTTKPARQEQLSKRKNCTKRGRTDLNMEHFDERPVSAPRPMPDGLTENIELEAGNMDRTVVIGTEMGSDMKVNLISLLREHADIFAFSADEMPGIDPEIMVHRLNADRNVRPVRQKKRNFSTEKMTAIQEEVDKLLAAGFIEPCDYPEWLANVVMVKKSSGSWRMCVDFTNLNRACPKDFYPLPRIDRLVDSTSGHAMLSFLDAFSGYHQVSLHKSDRKKAAFITDAGVFCYKAMPFGLKNAGATYQRLVDKVFADQKGRNVEVYVDDSIVKSRKEEDHVSDLRETFETLRKYRMKLNPKKCVFGVRSGKFC